TGGTTACCGACAAACGGCGAAAAATTCTTTGTGAACCTGAAAATATTGCATTTTTGCGGGCCGCATTTCAATATGTGCTGGAACGGCATCCGTTTGTTATCGATGCGGCGGTCATCTTGCCGGATCATATCCATGCCATCTGGACCTTACCGGACAACGACCGGGATTTTTCCAAACGTTGGCGTTTGATTAAAAGCTATTTCACACGGCATTGCGACACTCATTACAAAAATACGCCATCCCCGTCACGGCTCAAAAAAAATGAGCAGGCCGTATGGCAACGGCGTTTTTGGGAACATATGATCCGCGATGAAAAGGATCTCTCAACCCATGTCGAGTATATCCATTACAACCCGGTAAAACACGGACTGGTCAAATCGCCGGTGGATTGG
This portion of the Desulfobulbaceae bacterium genome encodes:
- a CDS encoding transposase, producing MMHYRRACIQGGTYFFTLVTDKRRKILCEPENIAFLRAAFQYVLERHPFVIDAAVILPDHIHAIWTLPDNDRDFSKRWRLIKSYFTRHCDTHYKNTPSPSRLKKNEQAVWQRRFWEHMIRDEKDLSTHVEYIHYNPVKHGLVKSPVDWPHSSFHRFVANGLFGTNWGAGQGMVFADNIGHE